The following are encoded in a window of Cyprinus carpio isolate SPL01 chromosome A13, ASM1834038v1, whole genome shotgun sequence genomic DNA:
- the LOC109109919 gene encoding jeltraxin-like — MKRVASYVFFIVLCGLALSQPEKDRKCLREKVITFPELTTNSWVQLHPNVSMDLSEITVCLRFYTEQASPSPCLFSLATPSNPQDFSLRWSGDSKLYQLFIHNTQVDFKGLMFNMNQWNSVCATWDAKSGLAQMFVNEVASIKKAVGTKVSFKGNPVIALGQYQTQYGGGFLLPSTFTGFLADVHVHGQVLITRQIKTYMEAKSKYKLGDYINWHNLMYTITGSAQVEEKHQVTFYTKEEQQ; from the exons ATGAAGAGAGTTGCTTCATACGTTTTCTTTATTGTCCTTTGCGGTTTGGCATTGTCCC AGCcggagaaagacagaaaatgttTGAGGGAGAAGGTCATCACATTCCCAGAGCTGACCACCAACAGCTGGGTGCAGCTCCACCCGAATGTATCCATGGATCTGTCTGAAATCACAGTCTGTTTGCGATTCTACACTGAACAAGCGAGTCCCAGCCCATGTCTTTTTTCTCTGGCTACACCGTCCAACCCTCAAGACTTTTCTTTACGTTGGTCAGGTGACAGCAAACTGTACCAGTTGTTTATTCATAACACCCAGGTTGACTTCAAAGGGTTGATGTTTAACATGAATCAGTGGAACTCAGTGTGTGCGACCTGGGATGCCAAAAGTGGTCTTGCACAGATGTTTGTAAATGAAGTAGCCAGCATTAAGAAGGCAGTGGGCACTAAAGTATCTTTTAAAGGAAACCCTGTCATCGCACTTGGCCAGTATCAGACCCAGTATGGTGGAGGGTTCCTCCTACCCTCTACCTTCACAGGTTTCTTAGCAGATGTGCATGTGCATGGACAAGTCCTGATCACCCGTCAGATTAAGACCTACATGGAGGCAAAGTCCAAATACAAGCTTGGTGATTACATTAACTGGCACAATCTGATGTACACCATTACTGGGTCTGCACAAGTGGAAGAAAAGCATCAAGTAACATTCTATACCAAAGAAGAGCAGCAATAG